DNA sequence from the Rubrobacter radiotolerans DSM 5868 genome:
AGTAAATCATCCGCACAGAGCCTTCCCGACCTTGCGGATGCCGGAACGCAGGCACTGTACAGAAGGTCTCCCCGCCTATCCGGGCGGTCCCGCTCGCTATAAGGATAGGCGAGTCCGGTTTGCTAGAGGTCGGCTCTAGTCCTCGGGACCGAACCCGACGTTCTCGAGCCACTGCACGAGAAGCAGCTCGACGAGGGCGCTGTACTCCGGATTTCCGGGCTTGAAGAGTATGCCTGCGGCGCGCAGGTCCTCTTCGAGGACGGCGCGGACCTCGCGGTTGTGGCGCGCCTCCTCGACTCGCTCCCTGACGTCCTTTCGGATGTGCGCCATGCACTGTTTGTAGTCTGCTGAGCGGGTACGGCTCGGGCCGGAGGTTCTCCGCCGGCTGCGGACCCCGCCCCCGGCAACGCCGGGACGCGAGGCCGCGCGCACCGGCGCTAAGTCGCCCGTCCCGGTTGCGCTCCCTGCGACCGCGCGGCCGCTCTTACGGGCCAGCGCGCCGGCGAGTCGTCCCCCACCGCGCTCGTTCGATCTCTCGCTCACGGTGCCCTCCTTCCGGACTCTCTGCGTAGGCGTCGCGGGCCGAGCCCGAGGTCGGCGAGAAGCTCGCGCGAGACCCTCGTGTAGTCCCACCAGCCGGCCTCTGCCCCCTTGCGGTTCACTTCCTTTACCGTTACGCCCGCGTCGGCGGCGTGTTGAAAGACCTTGCGGTTCTGGATCCAGGCCGCGAACGTCGGCACTCCCGCTCCCTCTAGCTCCGCTCGACCGGGACAGTACAGCCGCTCGTACCACGGCACCATCGTCAAAAGGACCCGGTAGCGACACTCTCCGGCTTCGTCGAGGTCCTCCAGGAACCTCCCGACCGCGTTGAGCGCCAGAAAGTCCGGCGTCGTCGGCACTACCAGGTAGTCGCTCATCTCGGCCGCCGCGGCGAGGTCCTCCCCGTGCAACCGACCCTGCGAGTCAAAGACAACGTGCTCGGCGTCCACCTCCTCGTCAGCCCCGACAACCGGGAATGGCAAGCCCCCCTCCCCCCTCGCCGCCCACTCGAGCGCGCTCCCGTTCGGATCGGTGTCCACAAGCGCAACCG
Encoded proteins:
- a CDS encoding ParA family protein; its protein translation is MLITVTSHKGGVGKTTSAVHLAACLAQELGEGSVALVDTDPNGSALEWAARGEGGLPFPVVGADEEVDAEHVVFDSQGRLHGEDLAAAAEMSDYLVVPTTPDFLALNAVGRFLEDLDEAGECRYRVLLTMVPWYERLYCPGRAELEGAGVPTFAAWIQNRKVFQHAADAGVTVKEVNRKGAEAGWWDYTRVSRELLADLGLGPRRLRRESGRRAP